From the genome of Leptolyngbya iicbica LK, one region includes:
- the sbcD gene encoding exonuclease subunit SbcD, with the protein MVTVLHLSDIHMGSGFAHGRMNPETGMNTRLEDFVTTLSRCIDRAIAEPADLVLFGGDAFPDATPPPLVQQAFAGQFRRLADAGIPTVLLVGNHDQHAQGQGGASLCIYRTLGVPGVIVGDRLATHRVETAGGPVQIVTLPWLTPSVLLTRPEMEGLSMAQVNEQLLERLRVALEGEIRRLDPDIPTILLAHLMTDTASFGAEKFLAVGRGFNVPMALLARPCFDYVALGHVHKHQILCESPPVVYPGSIERVDFSEAEEPKGYVWAEVAKGTTQVEFCPLPVRPFLTIKADLTKRDRPQDQLLKAISQHDLTDAVVRLMYSLRPDQMDELDNAALYEALATAHTYTIHPQMVSPQGRSRLPELTPGDSLDPIAALQTYLNNRDDLAELAADMTAAAQALLEDTPYEPDPSTDVAVDTPPPEDDASRQLRLL; encoded by the coding sequence ATGGTGACGGTGCTACATTTGTCCGACATTCACATGGGCAGCGGCTTTGCCCACGGGCGCATGAATCCTGAAACGGGGATGAACACGCGACTGGAAGATTTCGTGACGACGTTGAGTCGCTGTATTGATCGCGCGATCGCCGAACCTGCTGACCTCGTGCTGTTTGGCGGTGATGCCTTTCCCGATGCCACACCGCCGCCGCTGGTGCAGCAGGCTTTTGCCGGACAATTTCGGCGCTTGGCGGATGCGGGCATTCCCACGGTGTTACTGGTGGGCAACCATGACCAACATGCTCAGGGACAGGGGGGCGCGAGTCTCTGCATCTATCGCACGTTGGGAGTGCCGGGGGTGATTGTGGGCGATCGCCTCGCCACCCATCGGGTGGAGACGGCGGGTGGCCCGGTGCAAATCGTCACGCTGCCCTGGCTGACGCCCTCGGTGCTGCTCACCCGTCCCGAGATGGAAGGGTTATCGATGGCGCAGGTTAACGAACAATTGCTGGAGCGGTTACGGGTGGCCCTGGAGGGGGAAATTCGCCGCCTCGATCCGGATATTCCGACCATTTTGCTGGCCCACTTGATGACGGATACCGCCAGTTTTGGGGCGGAGAAATTTCTCGCAGTGGGGCGAGGCTTTAATGTGCCGATGGCGCTGCTGGCGCGGCCCTGCTTTGACTATGTGGCATTGGGCCATGTCCACAAACACCAGATTTTGTGCGAGTCGCCGCCAGTGGTCTATCCCGGCAGCATCGAGCGGGTCGATTTCAGCGAGGCGGAGGAACCGAAGGGGTATGTGTGGGCAGAGGTCGCCAAAGGCACAACCCAGGTGGAATTTTGTCCGCTGCCGGTGCGCCCCTTTCTCACCATCAAGGCGGATCTGACCAAACGCGATCGCCCCCAAGACCAGTTGTTGAAAGCGATCTCCCAACATGACCTCACCGATGCCGTCGTGCGGCTGATGTATAGCCTCCGCCCCGACCAAATGGATGAACTGGACAACGCCGCCCTCTATGAAGCGTTAGCGACGGCCCATACCTACACCATTCATCCGCAAATGGTGTCGCCCCAAGGGCGATCGCGCCTGCCCGAACTCACGCCGGGCGACAGCCTCGACCCCATCGCCGCGCTGCAAACCTATTTGAACAATCGTGACGATCTAGCGGAACTCGCTGCTGACATGACTGCCGCCGCCCAAGCCCTGCTCGAAGATACGCCCTACGAGCCAGACCCTTCGACGGATGTAGCGGTTGACACCCCTCCCCCAGAGGACGACGCCTCGCGGCAACTGCGGCTCCTATAA
- the aroB gene encoding 3-dehydroquinate synthase yields MKSVISVDIPQNPYDVVIAQDAIDHVGAWLSNHEQPLVKPGQKLLVVSNPVIFRHYGDRLVQSLESVGYQVSTCILPAGERYKTLRSIQKIHDAAYDAKLERKSAMVALGGGVIGDMTGFAAATWLRGIGVIQVPTSLLAMVDASIGGKTGVNHPQGKNLIGAFHQPKLVVIDPQVLKTLPPREFRAGMAEVIKYGVIWDAELFAALEQTDRLDQYRYVEGELLQMILTRSCQAKAEVVAQDEKESGLRAILNYGHTIGHAVESATGYRVVNHGEAVAIGMVAAGKLATALNLWSRDDDQRQYQLIEKTKLPTAIPSQAGAEALIALLQGDKKVEDGRVRFILPKAIADVFITDQVSNQDIRPVLAAMTTP; encoded by the coding sequence ATGAAGTCCGTAATTTCAGTCGATATCCCCCAAAATCCCTACGATGTGGTGATCGCTCAGGATGCCATTGACCACGTGGGCGCATGGCTGAGCAACCATGAGCAGCCACTGGTCAAACCGGGACAAAAGCTGCTGGTCGTCTCAAATCCAGTCATCTTTCGCCACTATGGCGATCGCCTCGTCCAGTCCCTGGAATCGGTGGGCTATCAGGTCAGCACCTGCATTTTGCCCGCCGGAGAACGCTACAAAACCCTCCGCTCCATCCAAAAAATTCATGATGCGGCCTACGACGCCAAGCTCGAACGCAAGTCGGCGATGGTGGCGTTGGGGGGCGGTGTCATTGGCGACATGACCGGCTTTGCAGCGGCAACCTGGCTCCGGGGCATCGGCGTTATTCAAGTGCCCACCTCCCTGTTGGCAATGGTCGATGCTTCCATCGGCGGCAAAACTGGCGTCAACCATCCCCAAGGCAAAAACTTGATCGGGGCCTTTCATCAGCCCAAATTGGTGGTAATTGATCCCCAAGTGCTCAAGACACTGCCGCCCCGCGAGTTTCGGGCGGGCATGGCTGAGGTGATCAAATACGGCGTGATTTGGGATGCCGAGCTGTTTGCGGCGTTAGAACAGACCGATCGCCTCGATCAGTATCGCTATGTCGAAGGCGAACTGCTGCAAATGATTTTGACGCGATCGTGCCAGGCCAAAGCTGAGGTGGTCGCTCAGGACGAAAAAGAGTCGGGGCTACGGGCCATTCTCAACTATGGGCACACCATCGGTCACGCGGTCGAAAGCGCCACTGGCTATCGCGTCGTCAATCATGGCGAAGCCGTCGCGATCGGCATGGTGGCGGCGGGCAAACTCGCCACGGCTTTGAACCTGTGGTCAAGGGATGATGACCAGCGCCAATACCAGCTCATTGAAAAAACCAAACTCCCCACGGCAATTCCTAGTCAAGCCGGAGCCGAAGCGCTGATCGCCCTACTGCAAGGGGATAAGAAAGTCGAAGATGGTCGCGTGCGATTTATTTTGCCAAAGGCGATCGCCGATGTCTTCATCACCGACCAGGTTTCCAACCAAGACATCCGCCCCGTTTTAGCCGCCATGACCACCCCATAA
- the hisB gene encoding imidazoleglycerol-phosphate dehydratase HisB: MQLQDRNPATTPQNTLTTRTASVSRTTGETDVQVTINIDGTGQCDAQTGVPFLDHMLHQIASHGLFDLTVHAKGDYEIDDHHTNEDVGITLGMALKQALGDRKGIVRFGHFVAPLDESLVQVALDFSGRPHLSYGLEIPTQRVGTYDTQLVREFFVAVVNHSQMTLHIRQLDGINSHHIIEATFKAFARAMRMATEVDPRRASQIPSSKGVL; encoded by the coding sequence ATGCAACTCCAAGACCGCAACCCCGCAACGACTCCCCAAAACACTCTGACGACCCGCACCGCTAGCGTTAGCCGCACCACGGGCGAAACTGATGTACAAGTCACCATCAACATCGACGGTACCGGGCAGTGTGACGCGCAAACGGGCGTCCCGTTTTTGGATCACATGCTGCATCAAATCGCCTCCCACGGCTTATTTGATCTCACCGTCCACGCCAAAGGGGACTACGAAATCGACGATCACCACACCAACGAAGATGTCGGGATCACCCTGGGCATGGCGCTGAAGCAAGCATTGGGCGATCGCAAAGGCATCGTCCGGTTCGGCCACTTTGTCGCCCCGCTGGATGAATCTTTAGTGCAAGTAGCCCTGGACTTTTCCGGTCGCCCTCACCTCAGCTATGGGCTAGAGATTCCTACCCAGCGAGTCGGCACCTACGACACCCAGCTCGTGCGGGAATTTTTTGTGGCCGTGGTCAACCACAGCCAAATGACCCTGCACATTCGCCAGTTGGACGGCATCAACTCTCACCACATTATTGAGGCCACCTTCAAAGCTTTTGCTCGCGCCATGCGCATGGCCACCGAAGTCGATCCCCGCCGCGCCAGCCAGATCCCCAGCTCCAAAGGGGTGCTCTAG
- a CDS encoding orange carotenoid protein N-terminal domain-containing protein, translated as MTYLTLDEVKQPLRQFEQFDADTQLALLWYGYLDIKENLTPVPGQKVEGLARALYDQVVPLTDEEQLQVQRDIANRADIELSREYGALSPSAKLEFWLLLAQGMESGDIVNVPDNYTLPDHTQEFVSNTKALDFEQRINFVRNAVSKMGLNPSIV; from the coding sequence ATGACTTACCTAACTTTGGATGAAGTCAAACAACCACTTCGACAGTTTGAACAATTTGATGCGGATACCCAGTTGGCCCTCTTGTGGTACGGCTACTTGGATATCAAAGAAAATTTGACTCCTGTACCTGGTCAAAAGGTTGAAGGATTAGCTCGGGCGCTTTATGACCAAGTTGTGCCCCTCACGGATGAAGAGCAGCTACAAGTGCAGCGCGATATTGCCAATCGAGCGGATATCGAGTTGAGTCGCGAATACGGTGCATTGAGTCCCAGCGCGAAGTTAGAATTCTGGCTACTACTCGCGCAAGGCATGGAGTCGGGCGACATTGTCAACGTGCCTGATAACTACACGTTGCCTGATCACACCCAAGAGTTTGTCAGCAATACCAAGGCGCTAGACTTTGAGCAACGGATTAATTTTGTCCGCAACGCCGTGAGCAAAATGGGCTTGAATCCTTCCATCGTGTAG
- a CDS encoding ExbD/TolR family protein: MHLPEEPEIQPEINIVPMIDVIFVVLIFFILSSLFLTRSEGLPVNLPGAATSENQLQQHTLTLTITSGGDLQLGNEAAALESLAEQVQARRVGDRPLLMIIRADKEVQHGRVIEVMDRLRQVPNLELAIATIPEAAPAAP; the protein is encoded by the coding sequence GTGCATCTCCCCGAAGAGCCCGAAATTCAACCCGAAATCAACATCGTGCCAATGATCGATGTGATTTTTGTGGTGCTCATCTTTTTCATTTTGTCGAGTCTGTTTCTGACTCGATCTGAAGGGTTGCCGGTCAATCTACCGGGGGCGGCGACCAGTGAAAACCAGCTACAACAGCACACGCTAACGTTGACCATTACCAGCGGCGGCGATTTGCAACTAGGCAATGAGGCCGCTGCCCTAGAGTCATTGGCAGAACAGGTGCAGGCCCGTCGCGTAGGCGATCGCCCGCTCTTGATGATCATTCGCGCCGATAAAGAAGTGCAACACGGACGGGTCATTGAGGTGATGGATCGCTTGCGCCAAGTCCCTAATTTAGAATTAGCGATCGCCACGATTCCTGAAGCTGCCCCAGCCGCCCCCTAA
- a CDS encoding Fur family transcriptional regulator yields the protein MAYTASALKAELNERGWRMTPQREIILETFQNLPKGEHLSAEDLRDVLKGEGEQVSLSTIYRNLKLLARMGILRELELAEGQKRYEINQPSPHHHHHLICVRCNKTIEFKNDSVLKAGARTAKKAGYQLLDCQLTIHAVCPTCQRSLLPV from the coding sequence GTGGCTTATACGGCATCGGCTCTCAAAGCTGAGTTGAACGAACGCGGGTGGCGCATGACCCCTCAGCGGGAAATCATTCTTGAAACATTTCAGAATTTACCAAAAGGTGAACACCTCAGCGCGGAAGATTTGCGCGATGTGCTCAAAGGAGAGGGCGAGCAGGTTAGCCTATCCACGATTTATCGCAACCTCAAGCTCTTAGCCCGCATGGGCATTTTGCGGGAGTTAGAGTTAGCAGAAGGGCAAAAACGCTACGAAATCAATCAACCGTCGCCCCACCATCACCACCATCTCATATGCGTCCGCTGCAATAAGACGATCGAATTTAAGAATGACTCGGTGCTGAAAGCGGGTGCTCGCACAGCAAAAAAAGCGGGCTATCAGCTTTTAGATTGCCAACTCACGATTCATGCCGTGTGTCCGACCTGCCAGCGATCGCTGCTTCCCGTCTAA
- a CDS encoding Ig-like domain-containing protein — protein sequence MSFNRTARRGYRRWRLPLDRIALTLMAGLMVLAALLVLLGDHAGARVQQFSWQERSVGAENVAFTLTFTRPMDPDSVEANLQITPELPGRVSWAGRRLAYTLDAPIPYGESYAVVIPEARDRFADADDDMQFEPFEGTFQSRDRAIAYIGSEGEEAGRLMLTNFSQEAAALPLTSPDLQVLDFEPYPLGDRLLFSAIPAIEGDSATAPPAAELYAVATGLAPLPPEDTVNSDRTLSFAPGDAGTVTPILGSNGYQNLAFDLSPDGQTIVVQRVNQSNPADFGPWVITEDSDPRRLDTEPGGEFLIGPDSASLLMLQGQGTAVIPLDPDAAGTTGTEPLDFLPEFGRVFDITSDGTAAAMVNFNQNDPERRFIETLVLVTNQGEEAELLDATGSIISAEFDPTDRILYVLASDLLPSEDYQEQPFLAAIALTDEPQPLRLLNFPPQARVTMNVSPDGLAAILAVALSSDGDPTNEQVQTVLLPLFQTTEQRLAAIPTATEPNILPIAGRQPQWLP from the coding sequence ATGAGTTTTAATCGGACTGCTCGTCGTGGGTATCGGCGGTGGCGCTTGCCGCTAGATCGCATCGCCTTGACCCTCATGGCCGGACTTATGGTGCTAGCGGCGTTGCTGGTGCTGCTGGGCGACCATGCGGGGGCCAGGGTACAGCAGTTTTCCTGGCAAGAGCGATCAGTCGGGGCTGAGAATGTCGCGTTTACCCTGACCTTTACGCGCCCGATGGATCCGGACAGTGTGGAAGCCAATTTGCAAATCACCCCAGAGTTGCCGGGGCGGGTTAGTTGGGCCGGACGGCGACTGGCCTACACCCTTGATGCGCCCATTCCCTACGGCGAGTCTTATGCGGTCGTAATTCCCGAGGCGCGCGATCGCTTTGCGGATGCGGATGATGATATGCAATTTGAGCCGTTCGAGGGCACGTTTCAGAGTCGCGATCGCGCGATCGCCTACATCGGCAGCGAGGGCGAAGAAGCGGGTCGGTTAATGCTGACTAACTTTTCGCAAGAGGCCGCAGCATTACCACTCACCTCGCCAGACTTGCAGGTACTCGATTTTGAACCCTATCCCTTGGGCGATCGCCTGCTTTTTTCGGCCATTCCGGCGATCGAGGGCGACTCCGCCACCGCCCCGCCTGCTGCCGAACTTTATGCCGTGGCGACGGGCTTAGCTCCTCTGCCGCCAGAAGATACCGTAAACAGCGATCGCACCCTCAGCTTTGCCCCAGGAGATGCGGGAACGGTTACTCCAATTCTGGGCAGCAACGGATACCAAAATCTGGCGTTTGACCTGTCTCCGGATGGGCAAACCATTGTCGTACAGCGGGTCAACCAGTCGAATCCGGCGGATTTTGGCCCGTGGGTGATCACTGAAGATAGCGATCCCCGCCGATTAGACACAGAACCGGGTGGCGAGTTTTTGATTGGGCCAGACAGTGCCAGTTTGTTGATGTTGCAGGGCCAAGGCACGGCGGTAATTCCGCTCGACCCCGATGCCGCCGGTACGACCGGCACGGAACCGCTGGATTTTTTGCCTGAGTTTGGCCGCGTGTTTGACATCACCAGTGATGGCACCGCCGCCGCTATGGTGAACTTTAATCAGAACGATCCCGAACGGCGGTTTATCGAAACCCTGGTGCTGGTCACCAACCAGGGGGAAGAAGCGGAACTCCTGGATGCTACCGGGTCGATTATCAGTGCCGAGTTTGATCCCACCGATCGCATCCTATACGTGCTAGCCAGCGATTTGTTGCCCAGCGAAGACTATCAAGAGCAACCCTTTTTGGCAGCGATCGCCTTGACCGATGAGCCGCAACCCTTGAGGCTGCTGAACTTTCCGCCTCAGGCTCGGGTGACGATGAATGTTTCGCCGGATGGCTTAGCTGCGATCTTAGCGGTTGCCCTTTCTTCCGATGGGGACCCGACGAATGAGCAGGTGCAAACGGTATTGCTGCCCCTGTTTCAAACGACAGAGCAGCGGCTGGCCGCAATTCCCACGGCGACTGAACCGAACATTTTGCCGATCGCGGGCCGACAGCCTCAGTGGCTTCCCTAA
- a CDS encoding TIGR03943 family putative permease subunit, with translation MKRIRTLYWPAVWDTLALLLWGLMLLRYWWSGRLAVLLHPDYHWLAIGAGWVLVGMGLWRGVTLFRPTPPSASAGAHIALLPRQWSLMVLLAIAVFGLIYVPRPFASDAALARGIADPVALTRSQPQQFARQTPPAERSLIDWIRTLNVYPEPDAYTDQPVNVTGFVIHPPQWDDNYLMVARFVLTCCAADAYPVGLPVELTGDRAEFPPDSWISVQGEMQTETLDGQRRLVIAPQEVLTVPEPKNPYEF, from the coding sequence ATGAAACGGATACGGACGTTGTACTGGCCCGCGGTTTGGGACACCCTGGCGCTGCTGCTGTGGGGATTGATGCTCTTGCGGTATTGGTGGAGCGGGCGGCTCGCGGTGCTGCTGCACCCGGATTATCACTGGTTGGCCATTGGCGCGGGTTGGGTGTTGGTCGGCATGGGCCTTTGGCGGGGCGTGACCTTGTTCCGGCCAACGCCGCCGAGTGCCAGCGCGGGGGCGCATATTGCCCTGCTGCCGCGCCAGTGGAGTCTGATGGTATTGCTGGCGATCGCGGTCTTTGGCCTCATCTATGTGCCGCGGCCTTTTGCCAGTGATGCCGCGCTGGCTCGGGGGATTGCCGATCCAGTCGCCCTGACGCGATCGCAGCCGCAACAGTTTGCTCGCCAGACACCTCCCGCCGAGCGCTCCCTCATCGACTGGATTCGGACGCTGAATGTGTACCCTGAGCCGGACGCCTATACTGATCAGCCCGTCAACGTGACGGGGTTCGTCATCCATCCACCTCAGTGGGATGACAACTATTTGATGGTGGCGCGGTTTGTGCTGACCTGCTGTGCGGCTGACGCCTATCCGGTTGGGTTGCCTGTCGAACTGACGGGCGATCGCGCCGAGTTTCCCCCGGACAGCTGGATTTCTGTGCAAGGTGAAATGCAGACGGAAACGCTCGATGGTCAGCGCCGTCTGGTGATTGCGCCCCAAGAAGTCCTCACCGTTCCTGAACCCAAGAATCCCTATGAGTTTTAA
- a CDS encoding permease — MSQLNQGLTLFLSLLVEATPFLLLGVAFSSMLAVLVDERKLIAYTPKNPVLAAISGSLFGCLFPVCECGNVPVARRLLMQGAPSALAIGFLLAAPTVNPIVFWATWIAFRDQPAMVFWRVGLTILISVIIACVFSVQKDMRPFLQPAIARYLPSPEPKPEPALVGSGSNLLSGGDFLLQSTGTLKLDQPMMATLGATTALPQQSWRDKAQAVLEMMLQEFRELGAVLVFGSAIAATVQVAIPREWILDLGQGPITSILAMMLLAWVVSICSTVDSFFALSFSSIFTSGSILAFLVFGPMIDLKNISLLLTTFKGRAVVYLFVLAAQLTFVLTLAVNLYTSW; from the coding sequence ATGTCTCAACTCAACCAAGGTCTGACGTTATTTTTGAGTTTGCTGGTCGAAGCGACGCCATTTTTGTTGTTGGGCGTCGCTTTTTCGAGCATGTTGGCGGTCTTGGTCGATGAACGTAAGCTCATCGCCTACACCCCCAAGAATCCCGTTTTGGCCGCGATTTCTGGCAGCTTATTTGGTTGCCTGTTCCCGGTGTGCGAATGTGGCAACGTGCCCGTGGCGCGGCGGTTATTAATGCAGGGAGCGCCGTCAGCGTTGGCGATCGGCTTTTTGTTGGCGGCTCCGACGGTGAATCCGATTGTGTTTTGGGCCACCTGGATTGCCTTTCGCGATCAGCCCGCCATGGTGTTTTGGCGAGTCGGGTTGACCATTCTGATCTCCGTCATCATTGCCTGCGTGTTTAGTGTGCAAAAAGACATGCGGCCCTTTTTGCAGCCCGCGATCGCCCGCTACCTGCCCAGCCCCGAACCCAAGCCAGAACCCGCTTTAGTGGGCAGCGGCAGTAACTTGCTCAGCGGCGGCGACTTTTTACTGCAATCCACTGGCACCCTGAAACTCGACCAGCCGATGATGGCGACCCTGGGGGCCACTACCGCCCTACCGCAGCAGTCTTGGCGCGACAAAGCCCAAGCGGTTTTAGAAATGATGCTGCAAGAGTTTCGGGAACTGGGAGCGGTGCTGGTGTTTGGTAGCGCGATCGCCGCCACCGTCCAGGTCGCTATTCCTCGCGAGTGGATTTTAGATTTGGGGCAAGGGCCGATCACCTCCATCCTGGCGATGATGCTGCTGGCCTGGGTGGTGTCCATTTGCTCCACGGTCGACTCTTTCTTTGCTCTGTCGTTCTCGTCCATTTTCACCAGCGGGTCGATCCTGGCGTTTCTCGTCTTTGGCCCGATGATCGACCTGAAAAATATTTCGCTGTTGTTGACCACCTTTAAGGGGCGGGCCGTGGTGTATCTCTTTGTGCTGGCGGCGCAGTTAACCTTTGTGCTGACCCTGGCTGTGAATCTGTATACGAGTTGGTGA
- the surE gene encoding 5'/3'-nucleotidase SurE, with the protein MTLVLTNDDGIDAPGIRALQAALPAHATAIVAPDRPLSGCSHQLNRGGAIAIEQRQATEHAIAGTPADCTRVAVSYLYPEVQWVLSGINAGGNMGADIHVSGTVAAVREATLLRVPGIAISHYIHNRQPIDWAVATRLTRKVLDKLMQSKPEPGQFWNVNLPHLQADDPDPDMVICRTCTQPLPTEFKVENGQFHYTGRYGDRARDPGADVDVCLSGNISIAEIRLW; encoded by the coding sequence ATGACCTTAGTTTTGACCAACGATGACGGCATCGACGCGCCTGGCATCCGAGCTTTGCAGGCCGCTTTACCCGCACACGCCACGGCTATCGTGGCCCCCGATCGCCCCTTATCCGGTTGCAGCCATCAGTTGAACCGGGGCGGCGCGATCGCCATTGAGCAACGGCAAGCCACAGAACATGCGATCGCAGGGACTCCCGCCGACTGCACTCGCGTGGCGGTGAGCTATCTCTATCCCGAGGTGCAGTGGGTGCTCTCAGGCATCAACGCGGGCGGCAACATGGGGGCCGACATTCATGTTTCGGGAACGGTGGCGGCGGTGCGCGAGGCAACGTTGCTGCGGGTGCCGGGCATCGCGATTTCTCACTACATCCACAATCGGCAACCCATTGATTGGGCCGTCGCGACTCGTCTAACCCGCAAAGTGCTGGACAAGTTGATGCAGTCCAAACCAGAGCCGGGGCAGTTTTGGAACGTGAATTTGCCGCATTTGCAGGCGGATGATCCCGACCCGGACATGGTGATATGTCGCACCTGTACGCAGCCATTGCCTACTGAGTTCAAAGTCGAGAACGGACAGTTTCATTACACCGGGCGCTATGGCGATCGCGCTCGGGATCCCGGTGCCGATGTCGATGTCTGCCTCTCCGGCAACATCAGCATTGCGGAAATTCGCCTGTGGTGA
- the dapF gene encoding diaminopimelate epimerase has translation MTIAFSKYHGLGNDFVLVDNRHQPDLILTAEQAVKWCDRNFGIGGDGVIFVLPGQQGTDYTMRILNSDGSEPEMCGNGIRCLAKFIAELETADGVPVAPPKAYTIHTLAGTITPTLQPDGQVTVDMGEPILMAGEIPTTLAAADERVISKSLTVAQQDWVVTCVSMGNPHCITFVDDADAIDLAAIGPKFEHHEVFPQRTNTEFIEVMSRDYLKMRVWERGAGATLACGTGACASLVAGVLTERCDRTATVELPGGPLKIEWSAIDNRVYMTGPAEKVFAGGME, from the coding sequence ATGACGATCGCATTTAGCAAATATCACGGCTTGGGCAACGACTTTGTACTGGTGGACAATCGCCATCAACCGGACCTGATATTGACCGCCGAGCAAGCGGTTAAGTGGTGCGATCGCAACTTTGGCATTGGCGGCGATGGTGTCATTTTTGTGCTGCCAGGGCAACAGGGCACCGACTACACTATGCGCATTCTCAACTCCGACGGTTCTGAGCCGGAGATGTGTGGCAACGGCATTCGCTGTCTGGCCAAATTCATTGCGGAATTAGAAACTGCTGACGGCGTTCCTGTGGCCCCACCCAAGGCTTACACCATCCATACCCTGGCCGGCACCATTACGCCGACGCTGCAGCCGGATGGGCAAGTGACTGTCGATATGGGCGAACCGATTCTGATGGCGGGCGAGATTCCCACGACCCTGGCCGCCGCTGACGAGCGCGTGATCAGCAAATCGCTCACGGTGGCACAGCAAGACTGGGTGGTGACTTGCGTCAGCATGGGCAATCCTCACTGCATCACGTTTGTGGACGATGCCGATGCCATTGATTTAGCCGCGATCGGCCCCAAATTCGAACACCACGAGGTTTTTCCCCAGCGCACCAATACAGAATTCATCGAAGTGATGAGCCGCGACTATCTGAAAATGCGGGTGTGGGAACGGGGCGCGGGAGCCACGCTGGCCTGCGGGACAGGCGCTTGCGCGTCCTTAGTGGCGGGTGTCTTGACCGAACGCTGCGATCGCACTGCCACCGTCGAGTTGCCGGGCGGTCCCCTCAAGATTGAGTGGTCAGCGATCGATAATCGCGTCTATATGACTGGCCCAGCGGAGAAAGTCTTTGCGGGGGGGATGGAGTGA
- a CDS encoding Hfq-related RNA-binding protein: MNAVPVVYEQHPLLIAMALELETGLPSTRLLQSYMRDKKTVEVKLVTGDTVIGTLAWQDPQCICVDVEGEPTVIWRSALASMKGTSA, translated from the coding sequence TTGAACGCAGTACCAGTCGTTTATGAGCAGCATCCCCTGTTGATTGCCATGGCTTTAGAACTTGAAACCGGCTTACCGAGCACGCGCCTCTTGCAAAGCTACATGCGCGATAAAAAGACCGTTGAGGTGAAACTCGTCACAGGCGACACGGTTATTGGCACCTTGGCTTGGCAAGATCCACAATGTATCTGTGTTGATGTCGAAGGCGAGCCGACTGTGATCTGGCGCTCAGCGCTCGCATCGATGAAAGGGACGTCTGCATAA
- a CDS encoding M23 family metallopeptidase encodes MKQTFSFYGLPGLNAALKKFQFSWKSVVFMALAGAVTLFVTLAHRPAYAAYDVQIRPAGPSQGDTVAIVTTEPPGATSIPTVRINDVTYPTFAIGEGRYRTFLPTSPLHASGEYIIKVEGPKGLRNPMVWLSDRSFRTQYINLPPGQSDLGTDYEFDRVDAFKQIQSPEKFWNGPFRRPSQGRVSSEYGVRRYYNGVFANDYYHRGVDYAAPVGTPVVAPAAGRIALVGRVSQGFELHGNTIGLDHGQGVKSIFIHLNSISVNEGDFVQAGQVIGTIGNTGASTGPHLHWGLYVNDVAVDPEPWRNGTIE; translated from the coding sequence ATGAAACAGACCTTTTCGTTCTATGGATTACCAGGGCTGAATGCGGCTCTCAAGAAATTTCAGTTTTCTTGGAAATCGGTGGTGTTTATGGCCCTAGCGGGCGCGGTGACGCTGTTTGTGACGTTAGCGCATCGTCCGGCCTATGCCGCTTATGACGTGCAGATTCGTCCCGCTGGGCCGAGCCAGGGAGACACCGTCGCCATTGTGACAACCGAGCCGCCGGGGGCGACCAGCATCCCCACGGTGCGCATCAACGATGTGACTTATCCCACCTTTGCCATTGGCGAGGGACGCTACCGCACGTTTTTACCCACCAGTCCGCTCCATGCCTCAGGGGAATACATCATCAAGGTGGAAGGTCCTAAGGGGCTGCGGAATCCGATGGTGTGGTTGAGCGATCGCAGCTTCCGCACCCAGTACATTAATTTGCCGCCGGGCCAAAGCGACCTGGGCACCGACTACGAATTCGATCGCGTCGATGCGTTCAAACAAATTCAGAGTCCCGAAAAATTCTGGAATGGGCCATTTCGGCGACCGAGTCAGGGGCGGGTCAGCTCGGAATATGGCGTCCGGCGCTATTACAACGGCGTGTTTGCCAATGACTATTACCATCGCGGCGTGGACTATGCTGCGCCGGTGGGTACTCCTGTGGTGGCTCCAGCGGCGGGGCGCATTGCGCTAGTCGGTCGAGTGTCCCAAGGGTTCGAGCTCCATGGCAACACGATTGGCCTAGATCACGGCCAGGGCGTAAAAAGTATTTTTATTCACCTCAACAGCATCAGCGTGAACGAGGGGGATTTTGTTCAGGCGGGTCAGGTCATTGGCACCATCGGCAACACAGGTGCTTCCACCGGACCGCACCTGCATTGGGGCCTCTATGTCAATGATGTGGCGGTCGATCCCGAACCCTGGCGCAACGGCACGATCGAATAG